Within the Scomber scombrus chromosome 4, fScoSco1.1, whole genome shotgun sequence genome, the region aaattaaaacatataattttcTGTGCGGTATTAGtttaagcagactgtgtttgtctattgttttgacttagatgaagattaaaacacattttatgcccaatttatgcagaaatccaagtaatcccaaagggttcacatactttttcttgcaactgtatgtatatttgtgcTGTATTGAAAACCCCTGGACATATAGTGAGGacaaaaattacaaatgttcagttttaagtttttttttccttccataaACACTTCACTAGAGCATGTATAGTACTACTCATATGCAAAATAGTGGCATTTCTGAATAgccaaacttaaaaaaaaacctatatgGCATGCCTGTGTGACACGTGTAGCGTGTGCCATTATCCTGTAagagaagaaaattaaaaacgagcaaaaacaGAGGTTCAAAGGATTAATATTCTCATTTTAATAATCACCAGCTTCTACAGAAGCATTAAATAATTAACATGTCTTGTCAACCAGGGTTGGCATACTGCCGTCACCTCTCCACTGTGCGCACTCACCTTTCTGCCCTCGTCAATCACACCATTGTGGCGCCGGACGTGCCGTGTGATGCCTACAAAGGACTCACACTAGATGTGTGGCAGACTTTCCTCCAGGACAGCACAGTAAGTATTACCCGTGTCAAAGCACTGCAACATTAACTTCACATTAACTGCTGACAGTATGATGtccatacacacgcacacacacacaagtccaCTCTTAGACTATCTCTTTCACTCTGTCACTCTTCTGTCTTCTCCATATTCATCCTCTGCTAATCATGTGCCTCACACTATTAGTCTCACAACATAGTTCATGAAGCATTACTAATGGCCCTGGCTGTCAGTCTAAATGTCCACGCCCAGAGTGTATTTGGATCAGTGGACATAAGATACAGTTACCTGGAGTCATGCAGAGTTTGACTTGAgcttgaaaaaagtttttttttcttttcttgaaacTGGTTTATCtatagacacaaaaaaactgGTTGCAcagatttttatattaaatccGAAGATGAATTTCTGATCTTCCTTTACCATTACCATTTGAAGTAAGTTCAAATGGtactatatatactgtatatgacagCTTAGAGATGCCTGTTTTTCATCTAATACATTCTCAGATGCATTAAACATGACCTGTATTGAAATAGGGAGAGCCACTGTGAGGCCTCAGTATAAAAGCTGTTACGTTGTTACTGTAAATCATGTGTTGTGAAGCATCGGGATGTTTTTAGTATAAACTTAAAGACCATTCATATTTACTAGGAAGCAAGTAGTGAGGAGACTGAAGGCATGTCTTCTGTCCTCAGGCCTACCAGGAGCAGGAGCTGCTTCGTTTGGTCTATTTTGGTGGTGTGGCCCCCTCACTGCGTAAGCAGGTGTGGCCTTTCCTCCTGGGCCATTACCAGTTTGGAATGTctgaagcagagaggaaggaggtCTGTCATTTCCATGATTATGGGTTTGCCTCCAGAGCATTTTCCACCTGAATAGTTGACCCTTGATTCCTCACCTTTCACCCCAGGTGGACGAACAGGTCCGAGTGAGCTACCAAGAGACCATGCGTGAATGGCTGGGCTGTGAGGAGATTGTCCGCCAGCGGGAGAAAGAGCAGCATGCTGCAGCATTAGCAAAGTGCTCCTCTGGGGCGAGCATGGACTGTTCCAGTCAGAAGATGGTCCATCATGACTCCATTGTCAGCAATGAGGTGATGCAGTAACAGACTTTTACTCAGAATTAGAAACATAGCCTGTTCCCTGTTTAAAGGAAcatgttgtttatgttgtgtAAGTTATGGCCAGTTTTACAAATGAAGGTAAGTTTATTAGTTATAGGCACAGTTTTATAACCTCTTTTGTAGATCTGGagggttttttaaattttataattaaaaaccTGCATCATAAAGACACATAATTAAAAGATACCGATAgcattataaatgtattatacaGCATTTTTGGAGCTTTAGCCATGTTAGGGACTTTAACCCTACCTTTTTCCTACAACTTCAATGGGTATATGAGTTATCAGTATGTGACAAATCCTCTTTCAATATAATATGAGCACAGCACAGGAGCCAACatacaataatattttatattatattttacataataacATCTTGGCCTGAATGTCTTTGTTACTCAGTCCCAGTCCTCCCAGAGCTCAGACAGGCAGAGTCTGGCTCGCCTGCAGAGTGACTCCAGCAGCAGCACGCAGGTATAAAAAACTGACCATACTGCGCCTCCATCGAATTTGTCATTTGTTCATACACGTTaagtaatcaattaatttaGATCAACcaaaacattatttacagttttaaaaaaaagtttcttaatatgtgattaaaatgatgaatgcaaCAGTTTCGACATTTTGAACCAATATTCCTCCGCCTGCACTCTCTCTCCTGCTAGTTCTTCACATCCTCCCATCCCTTCCCCTGGAGTAGCCTGCTTCCCTTTGGCTTGTTCTTTCAGGTGTTTGAGTCCGTAGAGGAGGTTGACCAGATCGAGACCGAGCCCAAGAGTGAAGAAACCAAACAGGTGCCAAAGATGCCCAACGGCGCTCTCCAGAACGGGACAAGCTCCCCTGACTCTGGACATCCTTCCTCCCGTAACTTCTCCGTCACCTCTGGTCTGTCAGATGGCTCGCTCAGCACAGAGGACAGTGCTGCACCTGATGCAACCCAGAGACCTGCAGCTGTCCCTCAGGTTCCACAGAGCCCAGTCAAACCTCCTCAAGAAGCAGCAGTAAAGAGTAGAGGTCTGACAGAAGAACCAAACATGCAGGTCAAAGGTGAAGTGaagggaaaagaagagaaggaaaaagcaCCTGATGAGGGCAAAAGTGCAGAAAACACCAAGACTGGGGTGACAAATGATAACATGATCCAACCATCGGAAGAGGCCAACAAAGAGACAAGTCTGCAACCCAAAACTGATGAGGCTGATCCTGAGGGCACTAATATAGGGATGACCAAGTGTGAAGATGGAGGTCCTGTTGCACTAGGAGACATTGAAGGAAAAGAAGTGTCTGATGAGGATAATATGATGGTACCCGCAGTGTCTGCAGAATCCAAAGGAGAACTTGTTGAACAAAGTcttaaaaaagaggaagatgtGAGTATTGAGGAAACATCAAAGCTCGAGAAAACTGCggaaaaggaagaaagtgaaGGAAAAGTTAAGAGAAATCAGACAGAAAGGTTGAAATTTGAGGATACAGAAAAATCCAAGACAGATGTGACAGCAGGAGCTGAAGAGCGAAATCCTAGAGCTCCCCAAGTGGAGAAAAGCCTCCTTTTCTCAACTGACATCAGAACCTCAAGAGCAAGAGAAGCGTACTGTGCCTCTCAGAAAGATGAGGCGCCGGTCACGACTGAATCTGATGAGTCTCCCTCAGCCATAGAGATGGAAGATATCCCCAAAGCCAAATTTTCCATGGTGCCTTGGAGCAGGAAGGGACGGTGTGAACCATTGTCTTCCTTAGAGGACTCTGCCCTTCACATGGAGCTCAGGCCGGAGGAGGAGCATGAAAAGCCCAGTCCAGAGGGCACCGAGTCCATCCTGTCTGAGGAGCCGGAGATGGAGAGCCTCTACTCACACTTTGACTCTCTGGCCGGACCTGGAGAAACCAAGAATGAAGTGAACTCTCAAGAGTCTGCTGGGAGTGCCTTCTCTGTAagcactttttttgttttaatttgtatgACACCTTTCATATAAAaaagcagctcaaagtgctgtacaacaaaagaaatgataTGCACCAATGTAAtactctgtcttttttttgcatcaaaaaaggcttaaaatgaatataaaagcaaataaatgaacATTAGATGGGaaataaaacccacttgatAATATTTCTAAACATAAGataaaagaaagtgaaaatacagtaaatgccACGTGAATGTAATCTGTAAATTGGTGTCTAGGTCTCTGAAGCATAGAGAACTTCCCTTTTCCTACTGAATACAGACTCACCACTggttttattcatgtatttattgtttcagCAAGAGCTTTTGGACTTGTATACATTAAATCTGCACCGCATTGAAAAGGATGTCCAGCGCTGTGACAGGAACTACTGGTACTTCACTCCTGCAAACCTGGAAAAACTGCGCAACATTATGTGCAGGTAAAACACTGATGACTGGCaattagaaatatataaaataatataagcCCTACACTTTAACAGTAATGGATATATAGAAGGGAAATTATATTTGAATTTACTTTCACTAATCTTTTTGTCTGTTACATAAGCACAACTAAAGGGAAAACGATACCAAACAAAGCAAGAAATGTGATTATTGATATAATATTAATTCAGCCTTATAGAGAAGCTTAATAATGTAAAGAGGGGGGGGGAAATTATTTTCCCTTCAGACGTAATTGCTTTGATAAATGTTGAATGTCATTTTGAATAACTTTGTTCAGTGCTGAAGAAAAATGTGGAAGTGCTTCTAAATCTGGACAGCAGTGTATGACTCAGCCTGGCAGATAAAACAGCAAAGTGCAATTCAGTTCACCTTCTCGGTTGAATTTTTTACAGCTACATCTGGAGGCACCTCGACATCGGTTATGTACAAGGCATGTGTGATCTGCTGGCTCCCCTTCTAGTCATTCTGGATGATGGtaaatcaacacactgaatctttttttttttaatcttctgaCATTTGGGTGTATTTGTACTCTTAATGATGGAGCAACAGAGGAGTTTTCCCTCTAATTTTCTCACtccagctttctctctctctccattcccTCCTTTCAGAGGCCATGGCCTTCAGCTGCTTCACTCAGCTCATGAAGAGAATGAATCAAAACTTTCCTCACGGAGGAGCCATGGATACGCACTTTGCCAACATGCGCTCTCTAATCCAGGTGACACAGTAAAGTCTTTACACATATTGgtataaatgtattgtaaaagTCAGATACCACTTAATTCATTCATTACCCACAAACTCTACaattttctcattatttcttTCCCTGAATCTCGTCTCTGTATAGATCCTGGACTCTGAGATGTTTGAGCTAATGCACCAGAACGGAGACTACACCCACTTCTACTTTTGCTACCGCTGGTTTCTCCTAGACTTCAAGCGAGGTAAAGCGACGGCACAGTGTGAAAGAGTTCATGCCAATTAAAGGAAGAGGAGAGTCGGTCCTCTCTAAGCCCTGTTTGTTGATAAAATGCTAAATGTCTCTGCAGCTTGTTAAAAAGATGTGCAGGAAGGGATTTGGAAGTCAGATATATTTGTGGAAAAACGTTTCCTGGGAGTTTCTGATGAAATAATTGGCATGAACTGCAACTGTATGGATAGGATTTTTAAGTCAACCATGCTCTATACTAAAGATTGAAATATTGGCTATTATAGTATGtatataatactgtatgtttccaCCAAACTCTAATCTTACAtctctcaactgataacttggCTTCTTACAAATTTGCTTCCCATCCGAGCCCAGAAACACTGATGAGGTGGTTTGACCCCGCTCTTTTGTGCTTTGTCTTTCAGAGCTGGTTTACGATGATGTGTTTGCAGTCTGGGAAACTATCTGGGCGGCTAAGTTTGCCTCTTCTAGTCACTTTGTTCTCTTCATTGCCCTGGCGCTGGTGGAGATCTACAGGGACATCATCCTGGAGAACAACATGGACTTTACTGACATTATTAAATTCTTCAATGGTAAAACATGATTCTTTTCAACTCTTGCTGTTCACATATATGCTCCATCATCTATTTACGGTGCATCTTCACAGGTTTTCTAAATTAAGATGATTTACTCATCATTGGGAGTGAAAACAGGTGTATAATGTCTTTTCTGATTCTaaaagaacttttttttaatagtcgGAGACTTTGGTTTGAAGATATGGAAACATTTCTAACAGAAAGACTGTGATGCATGGGTTCATTATGGGAACTGTAGGATCTAGCAAATCTGGCGCTTGACTCATACCAAGAACTAAAAGTCACAATAGCTCGCCCTCTACTGCACCAATTTTGGCCATTCATTTATCaaatctgtctctcacacaaGCCCCCAAATATTATTGATAGTGATAATGACACTGAA harbors:
- the sgsm1a gene encoding small G protein signaling modulator 1 isoform X2 — protein: MATIMAEAETRQRLLRTVKKEVKQIMEEAVTRKFVHEDSSHIVSFCAAVEACVLHGLKRRAAGFLRSNKIAALFMKVGKNFAPAEELCRKAQELEQIIETKRSQSLQSQDSLRKMPRLPSLTPQSVKNLWIRTALFEKVLDKIVLYLVENSSKYYEKEAVLMDPVDGPILASLLVGPCALEYTKMKTADHFWTDPSADELVQRHRIHGGHCRQDSPTKRPALCIQKRHSSSSMDERPSPSPSAREYVESLHQNSRATLLFGKNNVLVQPRDDMEAIPGYLSLHQTADIMTLKWTPNQLMNGSVGDLDYERSVYWDYAMTIPLEEIVYLHCHQQVDSGGTVVLVSQDGIQRPPLRFPRGGHLLQFLSCLENGLLPHGQLDPPLWSQRGKGKVFPKLRNRVPQGSGSLESVSDKEEDEATDYVFRILFPNSQSEFVTVTHPPHLTFSLSLQLSGQSPSKTGTLVVPKRSSSCPGESPSLTGSSLTPPDLMDQGATMWHPTLRKSSCSSCSQGSFSDGAMPKGCNHERTPLKLLCDNMKYQIISRAFYGWLAYCRHLSTVRTHLSALVNHTIVAPDVPCDAYKGLTLDVWQTFLQDSTAYQEQELLRLVYFGGVAPSLRKQVWPFLLGHYQFGMSEAERKEVDEQVRVSYQETMREWLGCEEIVRQREKEQHAAALAKCSSGASMDCSSQKMVHHDSIVSNESQSSQSSDRQSLARLQSDSSSSTQVFESVEEVDQIETEPKSEETKQVPKMPNGALQNGTSSPDSGHPSSRNFSVTSGLSDGSLSTEDSAAPDATQRPAAVPQVPQSPVKPPQEAAVKSRGLTEEPNMQVKGEVKGKEEKEKAPDEGKSAENTKTGVTNDNMIQPSEEANKETSLQPKTDEADPEGTNIGMTKCEDGGPVALGDIEGKEVSDEDNMMVPAVSAESKGELVEQSLKKEEDVSIEETSKLEKTAEKEESEGKVKRNQTERLKFEDTEKSKTDVTAGAEERNPRAPQVEKSLLFSTDIRTSRAREAYCASQKDEAPVTTESDESPSAIEMEDIPKAKFSMVPWSRKGRCEPLSSLEDSALHMELRPEEEHEKPSPEGTESILSEEPEMESLYSHFDSLAGPGETKNEVNSQESAGSAFSQELLDLYTLNLHRIEKDVQRCDRNYWYFTPANLEKLRNIMCSYIWRHLDIGYVQGMCDLLAPLLVILDDEAMAFSCFTQLMKRMNQNFPHGGAMDTHFANMRSLIQILDSEMFELMHQNGDYTHFYFCYRWFLLDFKRELVYDDVFAVWETIWAAKFASSSHFVLFIALALVEIYRDIILENNMDFTDIIKFFNEMAEHHNIKQILSLARDLVCKVQMLIENK
- the sgsm1a gene encoding small G protein signaling modulator 1 isoform X1, which translates into the protein MATIMAEAETRQRLLRTVKKEVKQIMEEAVTRKFVHEDSSHIVSFCAAVEACVLHGLKRRAAGFLRSNKIAALFMKVGKNFAPAEELCRKAQELEQIIETKRSQSLQSQDSLRKMPRLPSLTPQSVKNLWIRTALFEKVLDKIVLYLVENSSKYYEKEAVLMDPVDGPILASLLVGPCALEYTKMKTADHFWTDPSADELVQRHRIHGGHCRQDSPTKRPALCIQKRHSSSSMDERPSPSPSAREYVESLHQNSRATLLFGKNNVLVQPRDDMEAIPGYLSLHQTADIMTLKWTPNQLMNGSVGDLDYERSVYWDYAMTIPLEEIVYLHCHQQVDSGGTVVLVSQDGIQRPPLRFPRGGHLLQFLSCLENGLLPHGQLDPPLWSQRGKGKVFPKLRNRVPQGSGSLESVSDKEEDEATDYVFRILFPNSQSEFVTVTHPPHLTFSLSLQLSGQSPSKTGTLVVPKRSSSCPGESPSLTGSSLTPPDLMDQGATMWHPTLRKSSCSSCSQGSFSDGAMPKGCNHERTPLKLLCDNMKYQIISRAFYGWLAYCRHLSTVRTHLSALVNHTIVAPDVPCDAYKGLTLDVWQTFLQDSTAYQEQELLRLVYFGGVAPSLRKQVWPFLLGHYQFGMSEAERKEVDEQVRVSYQETMREWLGCEEIVRQREKEQHAAALAKCSSGASMDCSSQKMVHHDSIVSNESQSSQSSDRQSLARLQSDSSSSTQFFTSSHPFPWSSLLPFGLFFQVFESVEEVDQIETEPKSEETKQVPKMPNGALQNGTSSPDSGHPSSRNFSVTSGLSDGSLSTEDSAAPDATQRPAAVPQVPQSPVKPPQEAAVKSRGLTEEPNMQVKGEVKGKEEKEKAPDEGKSAENTKTGVTNDNMIQPSEEANKETSLQPKTDEADPEGTNIGMTKCEDGGPVALGDIEGKEVSDEDNMMVPAVSAESKGELVEQSLKKEEDVSIEETSKLEKTAEKEESEGKVKRNQTERLKFEDTEKSKTDVTAGAEERNPRAPQVEKSLLFSTDIRTSRAREAYCASQKDEAPVTTESDESPSAIEMEDIPKAKFSMVPWSRKGRCEPLSSLEDSALHMELRPEEEHEKPSPEGTESILSEEPEMESLYSHFDSLAGPGETKNEVNSQESAGSAFSQELLDLYTLNLHRIEKDVQRCDRNYWYFTPANLEKLRNIMCSYIWRHLDIGYVQGMCDLLAPLLVILDDEAMAFSCFTQLMKRMNQNFPHGGAMDTHFANMRSLIQILDSEMFELMHQNGDYTHFYFCYRWFLLDFKRELVYDDVFAVWETIWAAKFASSSHFVLFIALALVEIYRDIILENNMDFTDIIKFFNEMAEHHNIKQILSLARDLVCKVQMLIENK